The Halobacterium sp. R2-5 DNA segment CCGGCACAATTTCGTCTTCGAGCGGCGTGCTGAACGGCACGTGTGTGTCGGGCACCCCGACGCGCTGGAGGGGAGCATCGAGGCTAAAGAACTCGTCTTCGACCATGCGGGTGACGACCTCCGCGTGGACGCCGTACGAGAGCGGGCTCTCGTCGGCGACGACCATCCGCCCGGTCTTCTGAATGCTGTCCGCCAGCGTCTCCGTGTCCAGCGGATACAGCGACCGCAGGTCGATCACCTCGACGCTTGTATCGCCCGCAAGCTCGTCAGCGACGGTGAGTGACTCGCCGACGAGACGCTGTGTCGCAACAACAGTCACGTCACTGCCCTCGCGTTCGACCGACGCCTCACCGATCGGGGCCGTATAGTTCGGGTCTGTTGGGACATCGCCGTCCTGCTCGTACATCATCTTATTCTCGAAGAAGAACACAGGGTCGTCAGAACGGATGGCGGACTTCAACAGCCCCTTGGCCGCTTCCGGCGTCCCGGGCGTGACAGCCTTCAGGCCGGGGAAATGCGCGAACCAAGTGTGTGGCGTGCCGGAGTGCTGGCTTGCCGCGCCCATGCCGCCGCCTTCTGTCGTCCGAACGGTGATCGGCATCTCGATC contains these protein-coding regions:
- a CDS encoding alpha-ketoacid dehydrogenase subunit beta; translated protein: MSTQPDSASSESTESMTVREAIRAALREEMDHDEDVFIMGEDVGNYGGVFEVTDGLHEQFGDERVRDTPISEAGFVGAGVGAAASGTRPVVEVMFSDFLGVSGEQVMNQMAKMRYMFGGKIEMPITVRTTEGGGMGAASQHSGTPHTWFAHFPGLKAVTPGTPEAAKGLLKSAIRSDDPVFFFENKMMYEQDGDVPTDPNYTAPIGEASVEREGSDVTVVATQRLVGESLTVADELAGDTSVEVIDLRSLYPLDTETLADSIQKTGRMVVADESPLSYGVHAEVVTRMVEDEFFSLDAPLQRVGVPDTHVPFSTPLEDEIVPDGADVRDAINQVV